The Geothrix oryzae DNA window CGGCTGGAGACCCCCGCGATCACCAGGTTCCGGGGGCTCACGAGGGCCTGGTACCAGGCGGGATCCGGGGTGGCCGCCGGGGCCGGGGCGGCAGCGCCCAGGGTGCCCACGCCGTCCAGGGCCGTGGGCAGGCCGTCGCCATCCAGCACCACGGGATTCAGCTCGAGCAGGGTGACCCCTTCGCGTTCGAGCCCTTCGGCCGCGCGCCAGAGCCCCTGAAGGAAGGCCAGCAGCTTGGCTTCGTCCGTGAGGGCCTCGGCACCGCGCTGGTGGCCCAGCCAGGTGCGGCCCAGCCAGTGAGCGCGCAGGTCGGCGAGGGCCTGGTCCGGCGTGCAGAGGGCCAGGGGCCAGATCATCGGTGGGGCCAGGGCGGCCCAGGCGTCGGCCTGGAGTCCACCGATGCCACAGACTACGAGCCAGCCCGCGTCGGGATCGCGCTTCAGGGAGACCAGGGCTTCCGTGGGCAGGCCCGCCAGGCGCTTGAAAGCCACCTTCTCGCAGACCAGCCCGCCGATCCAGGGATGCTCCGCGACCCGCTGCCGCATGGCCGCGGCTTCGGCCCTCAGGGCCTCGGCATCGAAGGCGCCGAAGTGGACGGCGCCCTTGTCGGACTTGTGCCAGAGCTGGTCGGCGATGCCCTTGAGGACGATGGGCTCCCCGGGGGCGAAGGGCAGCGGCCCCGCCTCCAGAAACCCGTGGCGCGGCACCCGCAGGCCCGCGGCGGCGAGCAGGCCGTAGGCCCGCCCCTCGTGGAGGAATCCCGTCGCGTCGCTCATGTCAGACTCCCACCGGTTCCTTGATCAGGCCCCGTCCGGCTTCGAAGGCTTCGAGGTTCTTCTCGGTCACGCGCGCGCCCTTGGACTCGAAGCGCTGGGTGATGACCTCGCGCCAGATGCCGTCATCCACGGGCAGGAAGCGCGAGGCCATGCCCAGGAGGACCATGCCGCCGGCCTGGCGGTGGTTCAGGCGCCGGGCGAGGTCCTCCGTATCCACCAGGTGGGCGCCCGGCACGGCCTTGAGGGCCGCGTAGATGTCGTCCAGCGGGGGGTAGCCCTCCATGTCGGTCTGGGGTTCCTCGGACACCACGAGGGCGCCGCTCACGCGCAGCATGGACACATACCGCAGGGCCTCCAGGGGTTCGAGGGCGATCAGGAGATCGGCGCAGCCCTCGTCGATGATGGGCGAGCTGAGGGGGCCCTCGGCGTAGCAGACCTGGGCGTGGACGCTGCCGCCCCGCTGGCTCATGCCGTGGATCTCGGATTGGAGGGCGTGGAGGCCGCTGCGGCGCAGGGCCTCCAGCAGGATCTGGGCGA harbors:
- a CDS encoding indolepyruvate oxidoreductase subunit beta; this encodes MNASRIHGIVLSGVGGQGVLSLAQILLEALRRSGLHALQSEIHGMSQRGGSVHAQVCYAEGPLSSPIIDEGCADLLIALEPLEALRYVSMLRVSGALVVSEEPQTDMEGYPPLDDIYAALKAVPGAHLVDTEDLARRLNHRQAGGMVLLGMASRFLPVDDGIWREVITQRFESKGARVTEKNLEAFEAGRGLIKEPVGV